One genomic segment of Streptomyces niveus includes these proteins:
- a CDS encoding AIM24 family protein → MSAPVIHDPSTLPSDDNVNAYTFCVELKGSQWFLQKGKMIAYYGRIDFNGIGHGRLDRLVRTSFHSPLHASDWVVAEGSGKMLLADRAFDVNSFDLENGNLTVRSGNLLAYEPSLALKQSIVPGFLTLIGTGKFVAASNGPVVFMEPPLRVDPQALVGWADCPSPCHHYDHAYMTGVMGGLRAMSGLGGSSGEEHQFEFVGAGTVLLQSSEALLAETARGVVPNEPGVPGGGAPSAGQPGGTPRMPGQLGDLQRRFGL, encoded by the coding sequence GTGAGCGCGCCCGTGATCCACGACCCGTCGACGCTGCCGAGCGACGACAACGTCAACGCGTACACCTTCTGTGTGGAGCTGAAGGGGAGCCAGTGGTTCCTCCAGAAGGGCAAGATGATCGCCTACTACGGGCGGATCGACTTCAACGGCATCGGCCACGGCCGGCTCGACCGGCTGGTGCGCACCAGCTTCCACTCGCCGCTGCACGCGAGCGACTGGGTGGTGGCGGAGGGCAGCGGCAAGATGCTTCTCGCCGACCGCGCGTTCGACGTCAACTCCTTCGACCTGGAGAACGGCAATCTGACGGTCCGCTCCGGGAATCTGCTGGCGTACGAGCCGTCGCTGGCGCTCAAGCAGTCGATCGTGCCGGGCTTCCTGACCCTGATCGGCACGGGGAAGTTCGTGGCCGCGTCGAACGGTCCGGTGGTCTTCATGGAGCCACCGCTGCGGGTGGATCCGCAGGCCCTGGTGGGCTGGGCGGACTGCCCGTCGCCGTGCCACCACTACGACCACGCCTATATGACCGGGGTGATGGGCGGGCTGCGGGCGATGAGCGGGCTCGGCGGTTCGTCGGGCGAGGAGCACCAGTTCGAGTTCGTGGGGGCCGGGACGGTGCTCCTCCAGTCGAGCGAGGCGCTGCTGGCCGAGACGGCGCGTGGCGTGGTGCCGAACGAACCGGGCGTACCGGGCGGCGGGGCCCCGTCGGCCGGACAGCCGGGCGGCACGCCCCGGATGCCTGGACAGCTGGGCGACCTCCAGCGACGCTTCGGGCTGTAA
- a CDS encoding response regulator transcription factor has product MRLLIVEDEKRLAVSLAKGLRAEGFAVDVVHDGLEGLHLAGEGTYDLIVLDIMLPGMNGYRVCAALRAAGNDVPILMLTAKDGEYDEAEGLDTGADDYLTKPFSYVVLVARVKALLRRRGSAGASPVLRVGTLSVDTATRRVHRGDTEVALTAKEFAVLEQLAIRAGQIVGKPEILEHVWDFAYDGDPNIIEVYISALRRKLGATTIQTVRGAGYRLVAV; this is encoded by the coding sequence ATGCGCCTGTTGATTGTCGAGGACGAGAAGCGGCTCGCGGTGTCGCTCGCCAAGGGCCTGCGGGCCGAGGGCTTCGCCGTGGACGTCGTGCACGACGGCCTCGAAGGGCTCCATCTGGCCGGTGAGGGCACGTACGACCTGATCGTGCTCGACATCATGCTGCCCGGCATGAACGGCTACCGCGTCTGCGCCGCCCTGCGCGCCGCCGGCAACGACGTGCCGATCCTGATGCTGACGGCCAAGGACGGCGAGTACGACGAGGCCGAGGGCCTGGACACCGGCGCCGACGACTATCTGACCAAGCCGTTCTCGTACGTCGTGCTCGTCGCCCGGGTCAAGGCGCTGCTGCGCCGCCGGGGTTCCGCCGGGGCCTCGCCCGTCCTGCGCGTCGGCACCCTCAGCGTCGACACCGCGACCCGCCGCGTCCACCGAGGGGACACCGAAGTCGCCCTCACCGCCAAGGAGTTCGCGGTGCTGGAACAGCTCGCGATCCGGGCCGGGCAGATCGTCGGCAAGCCCGAGATCCTGGAGCACGTCTGGGACTTCGCGTACGACGGCGACCCCAACATCATCGAGGTCTACATCAGCGCGCTGCGCCGCAAACTGGGCGCCACGACGATCCAGACGGTGCGCGGCGCCGGGTACCGGCTGGTCGCCGTATGA
- a CDS encoding MarR family winged helix-turn-helix transcriptional regulator, which produces METETATRWLSDAEQCTWRTHLDVSRLLMHQLEKDLQPFGLTNNDYEILVNLSEADERRLRMSDLAAATLQSKSRLSHQITRLEAAGLVRRENCESDRRGLFAVLTDQGMETMQKVAPHHVASVRKHFIDLLPPEALAALSRSLTPVAEHLRGRRAKS; this is translated from the coding sequence ATGGAGACCGAGACGGCCACCCGCTGGCTGAGTGACGCGGAGCAGTGCACCTGGCGCACCCATCTGGACGTCAGCAGACTGCTGATGCACCAGTTGGAGAAGGACCTCCAGCCGTTCGGGCTGACGAACAACGACTACGAGATCCTGGTCAACCTCTCCGAGGCCGACGAGCGGCGGCTGCGGATGAGCGACCTCGCCGCCGCCACGCTTCAGTCCAAGAGCCGTCTCTCGCACCAGATCACCCGGCTGGAGGCCGCCGGGCTGGTCCGCCGGGAGAACTGCGAGTCGGACCGCCGCGGCCTCTTCGCCGTCCTCACCGATCAGGGCATGGAGACGATGCAGAAGGTCGCTCCGCACCATGTCGCCTCCGTACGGAAGCACTTCATCGACCTTCTGCCGCCGGAGGCCCTCGCCGCGCTGAGCAGGTCACTCACGCCGGTCGCCGAGCACCTGCGCGGGCGCCGCGCCAAGAGCTGA
- a CDS encoding AIM24 family protein, whose protein sequence is MAQLRLQGSKVLAVDMAGDSVRAKNGSMVAYDGRMAFKKLSGGGEGIRGMVTRRLTGEQMVMMEVKGEGTCFFADRASEISLVSLHGDKLYVESSNLLCTDGGLRTGTSFTGLRGGASGNGLFTTTVEGTGQAAIMSDGVAVVLRVTPQYPLSVDPGAYVAHQGNLQQHLQSGVNFRTIMGEGGGEAFQMRFEGDGLVYVQPSERNTVGGDV, encoded by the coding sequence GTGGCTCAGTTGCGACTCCAAGGCAGCAAGGTGCTCGCCGTCGACATGGCGGGCGACTCGGTACGGGCGAAGAACGGCTCGATGGTCGCCTACGACGGCCGGATGGCGTTCAAGAAGTTGTCCGGCGGCGGTGAGGGCATACGGGGGATGGTGACCCGGCGCCTGACCGGCGAACAGATGGTCATGATGGAGGTGAAGGGCGAGGGCACCTGCTTCTTCGCGGACCGCGCGAGCGAGATAAGTCTCGTCTCGCTGCACGGCGACAAGCTGTATGTGGAATCGAGCAATCTGCTCTGCACGGACGGCGGTCTGCGCACCGGCACCAGCTTCACGGGTCTGCGCGGCGGCGCGAGCGGCAACGGGCTGTTCACGACGACCGTCGAGGGCACGGGGCAGGCGGCGATCATGTCGGACGGGGTGGCCGTGGTGCTCCGGGTGACGCCCCAGTACCCGCTCTCCGTCGACCCCGGCGCGTACGTCGCCCACCAGGGCAATCTCCAGCAGCACCTCCAGTCCGGTGTGAACTTCCGGACGATCATGGGCGAGGGCGGCGGCGAGGCCTTCCAGATGCGGTTCGAGGGCGACGGTCTGGTGTACGTACAGCCGAGCGAGCGCAACACCGTCGGGGGCGATGTCTGA
- a CDS encoding sensor histidine kinase, protein MRRPFSSVRSRAALAATLVVAVALVAAAFALLFALRSNLTDQAEGQADQWSNEVAQQIANQVPIGDLELPDSEDHPTQVTDAKGRLLIASEDMERITGTGVAAVRPASPPPTTAPTPTPTPSPTPTGDDDDDNDDDSGGDDDSDDDSRPPGAPADGVVSRPTGHSDGSATVDGTTVDYRFSERRVTGLAGGPYLVHVGASLGPQQSAVAAAQIAMLIGLPALLVVVGGVTWLVTRRALKPVEGIRREMAAITASEDLSRRVPEPGTHDEVAKLARTTNETLTALEASVERQRRFVADASHELRSPIASLRTQLEVGAAHPELLDVPGAVADTVRLQQLAADLLLLARLDAGEQAGRTRLDLVALVREEVSQRSADRIPVVPEVRGSAEVTGSRGQLARVLGNLLDNAQRHATGEIRATVRREGAQVVLAVSDDGAGVPEAERERIFERFVRLDDARSRDDGGAGLGLAIARDVAHRHGGTLEVGRGEAGGALFELRLPAAGRDPEHPVPAGASALGAAPAQVLGDRRE, encoded by the coding sequence ATGAGACGCCCCTTCTCCTCCGTACGGTCCCGGGCCGCGCTCGCCGCGACCCTCGTCGTGGCCGTGGCCCTGGTGGCCGCCGCGTTCGCCCTGCTCTTCGCGCTGCGCTCGAACCTGACCGACCAGGCGGAAGGGCAGGCCGACCAGTGGTCGAACGAGGTCGCCCAGCAGATCGCGAACCAGGTGCCCATCGGCGATCTTGAGCTGCCGGACAGCGAGGACCACCCGACCCAGGTGACCGACGCGAAGGGGCGGCTGCTGATCGCGAGCGAGGACATGGAGCGCATCACCGGTACCGGGGTGGCCGCCGTGCGGCCCGCGTCACCGCCCCCCACGACGGCGCCGACCCCCACGCCCACCCCGTCGCCCACCCCGACCGGCGACGACGATGACGACAACGACGACGACAGCGGCGGTGACGACGACAGTGACGACGACAGCCGGCCGCCGGGCGCCCCGGCCGACGGAGTGGTCTCCCGCCCCACCGGGCACAGCGACGGAAGCGCGACGGTCGACGGCACGACCGTGGACTACCGCTTCTCGGAGCGCCGGGTCACCGGGCTGGCGGGCGGCCCCTATCTGGTCCATGTCGGCGCCTCGCTCGGCCCGCAGCAGAGCGCGGTTGCCGCCGCGCAGATCGCGATGCTCATCGGGCTGCCCGCCCTGCTCGTCGTCGTCGGCGGTGTGACCTGGCTCGTGACACGGCGCGCGCTGAAGCCCGTCGAGGGCATCAGGCGCGAGATGGCCGCCATCACCGCCTCCGAGGACCTGAGCAGGCGGGTGCCCGAACCGGGCACCCACGACGAGGTCGCGAAGCTGGCCCGTACGACCAACGAGACGCTCACCGCGCTCGAAGCGTCCGTCGAGCGCCAGCGCCGTTTCGTCGCCGACGCCTCCCACGAGCTGCGCAGTCCGATCGCCTCGCTCCGCACCCAGCTCGAAGTGGGCGCGGCGCACCCGGAGTTGCTGGACGTGCCGGGCGCCGTGGCCGACACCGTACGGCTCCAGCAGCTCGCCGCGGATCTGCTGCTGCTGGCGCGTCTCGACGCGGGGGAGCAGGCCGGGCGTACGCGGCTGGATCTGGTGGCGCTGGTGCGTGAGGAGGTCTCGCAGCGGTCGGCCGACCGGATCCCGGTGGTGCCGGAGGTCCGGGGCAGCGCCGAAGTGACGGGCTCACGCGGCCAGTTGGCCCGGGTGCTGGGCAATCTGCTGGACAACGCGCAGCGCCACGCCACGGGCGAGATCCGTGCGACGGTGCGCCGGGAGGGCGCTCAGGTGGTGCTCGCGGTCTCCGACGACGGGGCGGGGGTGCCGGAGGCGGAGCGGGAGCGGATCTTCGAGCGGTTCGTACGGCTCGACGACGCCCGCAGCAGGGACGACGGCGGCGCCGGGCTGGGCCTCGCGATCGCCCGCGACGTGGCGCACCGGCACGGCGGCACGCTGGAGGTCGGCCGGGGCGAGGCGGGCGGCGCCCTGTTCGAGCTGCGCCTGCCCGCCGCGGGCCGGGACCCGGAGCACCCGGTCCCGGCCGGTGCCTCAGCTCTTGGCGCGGCGCCCGCGCAGGTGCTCGGCGACCGGCGTGAGTGA
- a CDS encoding AIM24 family protein gives MPFREINSKMVEATVTPGQRMFSQRGAMLAYRGDVTFTPNIAGGQGGLMSMIGRRVAGEATPLMTVEGSGTVMFGHGGHHIQVIGLSGDTLYVEADRLLAFDGSLEQGTMFMGAQGGVMGMVRGQVTGQGLFTTTLRGHGSVAVMAHGGIIELPIGQGRTVHVDPQAYVAHHGDVRNKLSTAVGWRDMVGRGSGEAFQLELSGNGAVYVQASEEKL, from the coding sequence ATGCCGTTCCGGGAGATCAACTCGAAGATGGTCGAGGCGACGGTGACGCCCGGCCAGAGGATGTTCAGCCAGCGCGGCGCGATGCTCGCGTACCGGGGCGATGTCACGTTCACCCCGAACATCGCGGGCGGCCAGGGCGGTCTGATGTCGATGATCGGCCGGCGCGTGGCGGGCGAGGCGACCCCGCTGATGACCGTCGAAGGCAGTGGCACCGTGATGTTCGGTCACGGCGGGCACCACATCCAGGTGATCGGCCTCTCCGGCGACACCCTGTACGTGGAGGCCGACCGGCTGCTCGCGTTCGACGGGTCGCTGGAGCAGGGCACGATGTTCATGGGCGCGCAGGGCGGCGTGATGGGGATGGTGCGAGGCCAGGTGACCGGCCAGGGCCTGTTCACCACCACGCTCAGGGGCCATGGCTCGGTCGCCGTCATGGCGCACGGCGGGATCATCGAGCTGCCGATCGGCCAGGGCCGTACGGTCCATGTCGACCCGCAGGCGTACGTGGCCCACCACGGCGACGTACGGAACAAGCTGTCCACCGCCGTCGGCTGGCGCGACATGGTGGGCCGGGGCTCGGGCGAGGCGTTCCAGCTGGAGCTCAGCGGCAACGGTGCGGTGTACGTCCAGGCGTCGGAGGAGAAGCTGTGA